The sequence AAGCAATTACGAGAGAATTTCCGGAAACTGTAATTTCAAGTTCAGAACCTTACGGAATGCTGACAATTGAAATTAAAAAGGAAGACATTAAAAAAGTCATTCATTATTTGAAAGACTCTTCTTTAGAAATTAATTTCCTTACCGATGTTTGTGGAATCCATTACCCAGAATTTCCTGAGAAAGAAATTGGTGTAGTGTATCATTTACAAAATATGATGACCAACTTCAGACTGCGTTTGAAGATTTTCATGTCAAGAGAAAATATCGAAGTAGATTCTTTGACTGAATTATATGCTGGAGCTAACTGGATGGAAAGAGAAACTTTTGATTTCTACGGAATTAAATTTAAAGGACATCCGGATTTAAGACCAATTTTAAATATGGAAGATCTTGGATACCACCCTATGTTGAAAGAATATCGTCTTGAAGACGGGACAAGAACCGACAAGGACGATGCAATGTTCGGAAGATAAAAAAATATAAATGATTAATGATGATTGATGTATGATCAATTATCTCCTATCAATTATCAATTATATATTATGAAAGATAACTCATTATCTAATATACTTAACCAACACGAAAGTAAAGAACAGATTGACGGGCAGCTTTATACCCTGAATCTTGGTCCTACACACCCTGCAACACACGGAATTTTCCAGAACGTGTTGACAATGGATGGAGAGAGAATTCTTCATGCTGAGCAAACGGTTGGTTATATTCACAGAGCTTTTGAGAAAATTTCTGAAAGAAGAAACTATTCTCAAATCACTACCCTTACTGACCGTATGAACTATTGTTCAGCTCCTATCAATAACTTAGGATGGCACATGACGGTTGAAAAGCTAATCGGTATCAAAGTTCCAAAGCGTGTAGATTATATGCGTGTTATTTTGATGGAATTGGCAAGAATCGGTGACCACTTGATTTGTAACGGGGTAACCGGAATGGATGCAGGTGCAATTACAGGATTGACTTATATGTTCATAGAAAGAGAACGTATTTATGATATGTACGAGCAGATTTGCGGTGCCAGAATGACGACCAATATGGGAAGAATCGGAGGTTTTGAAAGAGATTTCACTCCAAAATTCCATGAATTGCTGAAAGACTTCTTAAAAACTTTCCCTGCAAGATTTGCCGAATTTGGTCAGTTGTTAGAAAGAAACAGAATTTTTATGGACAGAACCATTGGTGCAGGAGCAATTTCTGCTGAAAGAGCTTTAAGCTATGGTTTTACAGGTCCGAACTTACGTGCAGCAGGTGTAGATTATGATGTAAGAGTTGCAGAACCTTACTCTTCTTACGAAGATTTTGACTTTATTATTCCTGTAGGAACTGCAGGTGACACATACGATAGATTTATGGTTCGTCAGCAGGAAATCTGGGAATCATTAAAAATAATTAATCAAGCTTACGATAATCTTCCTGAAGGACCTTTCCACGCAGATGTTCCTGATTTCTATCTTCCTGAAAAGGCGGATGTTTATCAGAAAATGGAAGCTTTGATCTATCACTTCAAAATTGTAATGGGAGAAACTGATGTTCCGAAAGGAGAAGTTTACCATGCAGTAGAAGGCGGAAACGGAGAATTAGGATTCTATTTAGTGAGTGACGGTGGTAGAACACCTTACAGATTGCACTTCAGAAGACCTTGTTTCATTTATTATCAGGCTTATCCTGAGATGATTACAGGTTCTGTTATTTCAGACGCCATCGTTACGATGTGTAGTATGAATATCATTGCGGGAGAATTAGACGCATAAAAAGAAGACGTCAGACATCAGACTTAAGATGTTAGACTCTTCGCTTTATATATAAATTTAAAATCTGATGTCTGAAATCTGGCATCTGAAATCTTAGATAAGAAATGAGCGAAACAATAGCTTTTAAACCGGAAAGTTTACAGCAGGTAGATAAAATTATCGCTAGATATCCTGAAGGAAAACAAAAATCGGCTCTCCTTCCTGTGTTGCATATTGCACAGAAAGAATTTGGAGGATGGTTAGACGTTCCTGTAATGGATTATGTTGCTGAATTATTGAGTATTAAGCCGATTGAAGTGTATGAAGTGGCAACTTTCTATACCATGTTCAATATGAAACCGGTGGGTAAATATGTTTTAGAAGTATGCAGAACCGGACCTTGTATGGTTTGTGGAAGCGAAAAAATACTAGACCACATCAGAACAAAGCTGAACATTAAAGACGGCGAAACTACCGCAGACGGCATGTTTACATTAAAGCCAGCTGAATGTTTGGGTGCTTGTGGATATGCTCCAATGTTGCAGTTAGGAAAGTTCTATCACGAAAATTTAACCATAGAAAAAGTTGACGAAATCATTGATCTTTGCAGAGAAGGACAAGTTGATTTGGGCTAATATAAATTTCATTTTTAACAATTAAATGCAAGAAGCCAAAAGCCAATTGCAATAAGCATATTAAAATGAGTAAAAAACTTTTACTTAAAGACGCACACATCGAAGGCATCCGCTATTATGAAACTTACCGTAAACAGGGAGGTTACACTGCAGCAGAAAAAGCCTTGAAAATGACACCCGAAGAAATTCTTGAAGAAGTAAAAGTTTCAGGTCTTCGTGGTCGTGGTGGTGCAGGTTTCCCCACGGGAATGAAGTGGAGCTTTCTGGCAAAACCGGAAGGTGTACCAAGACACTTGGTAGTGAATGCAGACGAATCTGAACCGGGAACTTTCAAAGACAGATATTTGATGGAATTTCTTCCTCATCTTTTGATTGAGGGAATGTTGATTTCGTCCTACACTTTAGGTTCGAATGTTTCTTATATCTACATCCGTGGAGAGTATTCATGGATTCCGGATATTTTGGAAGAGGCAATTGAAGAAGCTAAAGCAGCAGGATTTTTAGGTAAAAACATCTTAGGAACAGGTTTCGATTGTGAAATTTATGTTCAGAGAGGTGGTGGAGCTTATATCTGTGGTGAAGAAACGGCTTTACTTGAATCTCTTGAAGGAAAAAGAGGAAACCCAAGATTAAAACCACCTTTCCCGGCTGTAAAAGGACTTTGGGAAAGACCAACCGTTGTTAATAACGTTGAATCTATTGCAGCAATTGTTCCGATCATCGATATTACAGGAGCAGAATATGCTAAAATCGGTGTTGGAAGATCTACAGGTACTAAATTAATTTCTGCTTGCGGAAATATCAATAAGCCGGGAGTTTACGAAATCGACATGACCATTACGGTTGAAGAATTCATTTATTCTGACGAATATTGTGGCGGAATTCCAAATGGGAAAAAGCTTAAAGCTTGTATTCCTGGAGGAAGTTCAGTTCCGATTGTTCCGGCAAACTTATTATTGAAAACCGTAAACGGTGAACCAAGATATATGAACTATGAATCTCTTGCTGACGGTGGTTTTGCTACCGGAACGATGATGGGTTCAGGAGGTTTTATTGTTTTGGATGAAGACCAGTGTGTTGTAGAACATACCATGACTTTGGCGAGATTTTATCACCACGAAAGTTGCGGACAGTGTACTCCTTGCCGCGAAGGAACGGGATGGATGCACAAGATTTTAAAGAAAATAGAAAAAGGAGAAGGAAAAATGGAAGACATCGATTTGCTTTGGGATATCCAGAGAAAAATCGAAGGAAACACCATTTGTCCGTTGGGTGATGCGGCAGCATGGCCTGTAGCAGCAGCGATTCGTCATTTCAGAGATGAATTTGAGTGGCATGTGAAAAATCCTGAATTAAGTCAAACTCAGAATTACGGTTTAGCCAATTATGCAGACCCGATTCCAGTTGCAGCAAGTAATTAATAGAGATTGAAGTTTTGAAGAAGATAATTATTGTTGGATTATTGATGTCGAATTTTGTTTTTGGGCAAAGAATAGAAAAAGACACAATAGAAACACTAGAACATGATGATGGGCTTATTGTAGGTACTAAAAGTGAAACTTTCAAAAAGGTGCAATGCTCGTTTTTTGGGGTTGGAATTTTGCTAAGTACAGCAAATCTGACATTAGGTTTAAAGGAGATGGATATGATTTTCAGTTGAATAATGTGGTTGCTCACGACAGACAGACAAAGTTTGATTGGGGAACTTATTTTAATCCGGGAAGAATTACAATTCCTCAGACGAATGTAAGAATTGCATATTTTATTAAAGATAATTTGGCAATTGTGGGAGGATTAGACCACATGAAATATGTGATGGATCAAGATCAGACGGTAGATTTTTCAGGACGTATAGACAACCCAGAATTTGCTAAAATGGTAAAAAATGGTCAGATTGATTTATCTGATGAGCAGTTTTTAACATATGAGCATACCGATGGTTTAAATTATATCAACTTCGGTTTAGAAAAATATAAAAATCTATTACATACGAAGAATTTTGATATCAATTGGGGTTATGGTGCAGGTGCAGGAGTTTTATTTCCGAAGACCAATGCTAAATTATTTGGTTACGAAAGAAGCGACAGATTTCATGTAGCAGGTTTCGGATTAGATGCAAGAACCAACCTTAATTTTATTTTGTGGAGACACATTGTAGCAAGAGTAGAAGTAAAATATGGCTACATTAATCTTCCGGATGTTAAAACAAGATTAAGCGGATTTTCAGATAAAGCAAGTCAGGATTTCACTTTTGCACAAGTCAATTTTGGAATCGGATATACTTTTAATACAGCAAAAAAGTCAAAGTAATTTGATTTTAATTAATAAATAGAACTATTGCTTAGCGCATTATAAAGCGAAAGAATATGAGCGAAGAGGTTAAGAAATTTAAAATAACGATAGACGGACAGACTGCTGAAGTTTTGCCTGGAACTTCCATTTTGGAAGCAGCAAGACAAATCGGTGGAAAATCTGTACCACCAGCAATGTGCTATTACAGCAAATTGGAAGCCAGTGGAGGAAGATGTAGAACATGTTTGGTAGAGGTTTCTAAAGGCTCGGAAGCAGATCCGCGACCGATGCCGAAATTGGTAGCAAGCTGCAGAACGAATGTAATGGACGGAATGGAGGTGAAAAATCTTTCTTCCGATAAAGCACAGGAAGGTCGTAAAGCCGTTACTGAATTTTTGTTGGTGAATCACCCTTTAGATTGTCCGGTTTGCGATCAGGCAGGAGAATGTCATCTTCAGGATTTAGGTTACGAACACGGAAATCTTGAAACAAGAACGGAATTTAAGAGAAATACTTACGAAGCAGACGATTTAGGCCCACACATCAAGTTAAATATGAACCGTTGTATCTTGTGCGCAAGATGCGTTTTGGCGGCGAATCAATTGACTGGTGAGCGTGAGCACGGAATTTTGTTCAGAGGAGATCATGCTGAAATTTCTACTTATTTAAATAAAGCTTTAGATAATGACTTCATCGGAAACGTAATCGACGTTTGTCCTGTTGGAGCATTAACTGACAGAACTGCACGTTTTGCAAGCAGAGTTTGGTTTACAAAGCCAATGAATGCTTCTTGTAAATGTGATAAATGTTCTGGAAAAGCTACTGTTTACATGAAAGGTGACGAGATTGTAAGAGTTACTGCAAGAAAAGATCAGTGGGGAGAAGTTGAAGAATTTATCTGTGACACTTGTCGTTTTGAAAGAAAAAATTTATCCGACTGGAACATTGAAGGTCCGAGACATATTGACAGACATTCAGTTATTTCATTGAACCATTACGAGAAACCTAAAGACGAATTGAGAGTTTTAGACAATCCGATGGCGAAAGAAATCAGTGAAAAAGACGAAAAATAATTTTAAAGACATCAGATTTCAGATATTAGATAACAGATTTAATCTAGCCTCTAATTTCTAACATCTAATTTCTAATATCTAAAATAAAAAATGGATTTACTTACATTTAAATTAATACTTGTACTAGCGCTTTTCCTGTTATCATTGACGATAGCCGCCTACTCTACCTGGGCAGAAAGAAAAGTGGCGGCAATCATGCAGGACAGAATCGGACCTAACAGATCTGGACCATTCGGTTTGCTGCAGCCTCTTGCAGATGGTGGAAAATTTTTCTTTAAAGAAGATTTTACTCCGCAAAATGCAGAAAGATTCCTTTTTGTATTGGGACCTGCATTGGTGATGTTTATTTCATTGATTACCGGAGCGGTGATTCCTTGGGGTAAAACTTTGAATATTGGTGGTGAATCTTTCGATTTACAGGTTGCTAATATTGATGTAGGTGTACTATTCATTATCGGTATGGCTTCTATCGGAGTTTACGGAATTATGATTGGAGGCTGGGCTTCCAACAATAAGTATTCATTATTGGGTGCAATCCGTGCTTCTTCGCAGATGATTTCTTACGAATTGGCGATGGGTCTTGCGTTACTTTCTATCATCATGATGTCAGGAAGTTTAGATTTAAAAGTAATTACTGAGACTCAGACTTCAGGGAAAATCTGGGGTCTTTTTGAGATAGACGGATTAAACTGGAATATACTTTACCAACCTTTAGCATTTTTAATTTTCTTTGTATCGGCTTTGGCAGAAACCAACCGTCACCCTTTCGATTTACCAGAATGTGAATCTGAATTGGTAACAGGATATTCAACAGAATATTCTTCAATGAAGTTAGGATTGTATATGTTTGGTGAATATGTAAACATGTTTATTTCAAATGCATTTATCGTTGTTCTTTTCTTCGGAGGTTACAATTATCCTGGAATTGAGTGGGTAACTCAGAACTGGGGAGAAAATGCAGCGGGAATTTTAAGTATTGTAGCATTTTTAACGAAAACTATAGTCGGAATTTTGATCTTTATGTGGATCAGATGGACATTACCAAGATTCAGATACGACCAATTGATGCACTTAGGATGGAAAACATTGATTCCGTTGGCATTGGTCAACTTGATGATTACAGGAGCTGTAATTTTAGCTTTTGGAAATTAAATAAATTGAATATAAATTAAGATAACGGGCAAGATTGGTCTAAAATCTAATGTCTAACATCTAATATCTATAAATAAATGAAACTTACAAACAGATCAAAAGTTGTTTCGAATAAAGAAATGACCTTTTCTGAGAAAATCTACCTTCCGGCGATTTTCAAGGGAATGGGGATTACTTTTAAGCATGCTGTGAGAACCGTTGTAAAACGTGCTCCGAATGTTTATTCTTATCCGGAAGTACAAAAACCGAGAGCAGATATCTGGAGAGGTCAGCACGTTCTGAAAAGAGATGAAGAAGGCAGAGAAAGATGTACAGCTTGTGGTTTGTGTGCGGTGGCATGTCCTGCCGAAGCAATTACAATGACGGCTTCAGAAAGAACAAGAGAAGAAAAAGATCTTTACAGAGAAGAAAAATATGCGTCAGTATATGAAATCAATATGTTGAGATGTATTTTCTGCGGTATGTGTGAAGAGGCTTGTCCGAAATCTGCAATTTATCTTACAGACCGTTTGGTAGATGTAGAAACCAACAGAGGTTCTTTCATTTATGGAAAAGATAAATTGGTTGAAAAAATTAATGAAAGGATTGACATCACAGAAAGACAGTCCGAGAAACAAAAAAATGCGGTAAAATAATGGATCAGTTTTTATTTTTCTTGGTGGCGTTTTTAGCAGTGTCAAGTGCGGTTTACTTCGTATTTGCGAGAAATCCTCTCTACGCTATTCTGTCATTAATTGTTACAATGTTTTCAATTGCCGGAATGTACATTCTTCTGAATGCTCAGTTTTTGGCCATCATACAGATCATCGTTTACGCAGGTGCAATCATGGTTTTATTCCTTTATATCTTAATGATGCTTAACCTTAATAAAGAAGACGAAAGTAAGAAGAACAATACTTTAAAGTTTGTTGGAGTTTTTACAGCAGGTCTTTTATTA comes from Chryseobacterium sp. 3008163 and encodes:
- the nuoH gene encoding NADH-quinone oxidoreductase subunit NuoH; this encodes MDLLTFKLILVLALFLLSLTIAAYSTWAERKVAAIMQDRIGPNRSGPFGLLQPLADGGKFFFKEDFTPQNAERFLFVLGPALVMFISLITGAVIPWGKTLNIGGESFDLQVANIDVGVLFIIGMASIGVYGIMIGGWASNNKYSLLGAIRASSQMISYELAMGLALLSIIMMSGSLDLKVITETQTSGKIWGLFEIDGLNWNILYQPLAFLIFFVSALAETNRHPFDLPECESELVTGYSTEYSSMKLGLYMFGEYVNMFISNAFIVVLFFGGYNYPGIEWVTQNWGENAAGILSIVAFLTKTIVGILIFMWIRWTLPRFRYDQLMHLGWKTLIPLALVNLMITGAVILAFGN
- the nuoF gene encoding NADH-quinone oxidoreductase subunit NuoF; amino-acid sequence: MSKKLLLKDAHIEGIRYYETYRKQGGYTAAEKALKMTPEEILEEVKVSGLRGRGGAGFPTGMKWSFLAKPEGVPRHLVVNADESEPGTFKDRYLMEFLPHLLIEGMLISSYTLGSNVSYIYIRGEYSWIPDILEEAIEEAKAAGFLGKNILGTGFDCEIYVQRGGGAYICGEETALLESLEGKRGNPRLKPPFPAVKGLWERPTVVNNVESIAAIVPIIDITGAEYAKIGVGRSTGTKLISACGNINKPGVYEIDMTITVEEFIYSDEYCGGIPNGKKLKACIPGGSSVPIVPANLLLKTVNGEPRYMNYESLADGGFATGTMMGSGGFIVLDEDQCVVEHTMTLARFYHHESCGQCTPCREGTGWMHKILKKIEKGEGKMEDIDLLWDIQRKIEGNTICPLGDAAAWPVAAAIRHFRDEFEWHVKNPELSQTQNYGLANYADPIPVAASN
- a CDS encoding NADH-quinone oxidoreductase subunit J — protein: MDQFLFFLVAFLAVSSAVYFVFARNPLYAILSLIVTMFSIAGMYILLNAQFLAIIQIIVYAGAIMVLFLYILMMLNLNKEDESKKNNTLKFVGVFTAGLLLIGVLGVFRGVQEQHVVVENVDKGVGLTKNLGRLLFNEYVLPFELASILILAGIVGAVLIGKKIYKLWEK
- the nuoE gene encoding complex I 24 kDa subunit family protein, producing MSETIAFKPESLQQVDKIIARYPEGKQKSALLPVLHIAQKEFGGWLDVPVMDYVAELLSIKPIEVYEVATFYTMFNMKPVGKYVLEVCRTGPCMVCGSEKILDHIRTKLNIKDGETTADGMFTLKPAECLGACGYAPMLQLGKFYHENLTIEKVDEIIDLCREGQVDLG
- a CDS encoding NuoI/complex I 23 kDa subunit family protein; the protein is MKLTNRSKVVSNKEMTFSEKIYLPAIFKGMGITFKHAVRTVVKRAPNVYSYPEVQKPRADIWRGQHVLKRDEEGRERCTACGLCAVACPAEAITMTASERTREEKDLYREEKYASVYEINMLRCIFCGMCEEACPKSAIYLTDRLVDVETNRGSFIYGKDKLVEKINERIDITERQSEKQKNAVK
- a CDS encoding NADH-quinone oxidoreductase subunit C translates to MTNEFVLEAITREFPETVISSSEPYGMLTIEIKKEDIKKVIHYLKDSSLEINFLTDVCGIHYPEFPEKEIGVVYHLQNMMTNFRLRLKIFMSRENIEVDSLTELYAGANWMERETFDFYGIKFKGHPDLRPILNMEDLGYHPMLKEYRLEDGTRTDKDDAMFGR
- the nuoD gene encoding NADH dehydrogenase (quinone) subunit D, translated to MKDNSLSNILNQHESKEQIDGQLYTLNLGPTHPATHGIFQNVLTMDGERILHAEQTVGYIHRAFEKISERRNYSQITTLTDRMNYCSAPINNLGWHMTVEKLIGIKVPKRVDYMRVILMELARIGDHLICNGVTGMDAGAITGLTYMFIERERIYDMYEQICGARMTTNMGRIGGFERDFTPKFHELLKDFLKTFPARFAEFGQLLERNRIFMDRTIGAGAISAERALSYGFTGPNLRAAGVDYDVRVAEPYSSYEDFDFIIPVGTAGDTYDRFMVRQQEIWESLKIINQAYDNLPEGPFHADVPDFYLPEKADVYQKMEALIYHFKIVMGETDVPKGEVYHAVEGGNGELGFYLVSDGGRTPYRLHFRRPCFIYYQAYPEMITGSVISDAIVTMCSMNIIAGELDA
- a CDS encoding 2Fe-2S iron-sulfur cluster-binding protein, whose protein sequence is MSEEVKKFKITIDGQTAEVLPGTSILEAARQIGGKSVPPAMCYYSKLEASGGRCRTCLVEVSKGSEADPRPMPKLVASCRTNVMDGMEVKNLSSDKAQEGRKAVTEFLLVNHPLDCPVCDQAGECHLQDLGYEHGNLETRTEFKRNTYEADDLGPHIKLNMNRCILCARCVLAANQLTGEREHGILFRGDHAEISTYLNKALDNDFIGNVIDVCPVGALTDRTARFASRVWFTKPMNASCKCDKCSGKATVYMKGDEIVRVTARKDQWGEVEEFICDTCRFERKNLSDWNIEGPRHIDRHSVISLNHYEKPKDELRVLDNPMAKEISEKDEK